The Heliomicrobium gestii genome segment CATCGTATTTTCGCAACTCCTGCTCAAAAACACTGGCATACTCTTTCGTCTTCGCTTCCCAATCGTTCAGGTCTTGCCGATCCGTAGAGATGATATGGTTGTACACAGCCACCCGGTATTGCTGCAGTTTCGCCTTGGCTTCGCCGAGGTAACGGATCGGCAGCAATGCGTTGCTGTACATGCTGTCCATTTCCGCTTTTTCGTTGCTCAAGCTGGATAACCCGTAAACACCTACGGAAGCCGCGATCAAACAGGAGATCAGGATCACCAGAAGAATCCGGGTGCCCACCTTCATGTGCGAAAGCATTCTCATTCACTAGCCCTCCTTTTAACTTCGGATCTCGTTTCTTTTGCGGTCCTCGCTTACATGTCTGACGGGGACTCCGATTCTTCACCGGGCCGTGAGAGTTTGGTCACCGCTTCCTCTTCGGACTCGACGATGGGAAGCAATTTATCCAGGCGGGTGATTTCGAGCACCTGGCGCACAGACTGGGAGATGTTGCAAATCGTCAAAAGGCCGCCTTTTTCCCGGTAGTGCTTGTATATAAATATCAGATTGCCGATCGCTTCACTGGTAAGGAAGCTGACGCCAAGGTTGACGACCAGGCGCTTGTTCTCCGGTGGAAGCTGGGAAAGGGATTCTTTGATCCGGTGAGCGTCTCCGACGCCGATGCTGCCATAAAAGCGAATGATGACCACGTCGCCCCGTTCTTTGATCTCATACTCCAACACTGCGGCTCACCCCTTTTTCTCAATTTTACCCCCGATCACCCACCCCCCGGCGGAAGATAGCGCCGATATTGAGGATGAGACTGACGCGCCCATCGCCCAGGATGGTGGCGCCGGCGAAATGCTCCAGATCAAGCCAGGGCGCTTTGATGGATTTGATGACGATCTCTTTCTTGCCGATCAGCGAGTCCACTTCCAATCCCATACGGCGCTCGGCCAGGCCGACCACCACCACGGAGCGGTACTTGCGGCGACTTTTTTCCAGATCCGGCGGGATTTGCAGCAATTCCTGCAGCCGGTACAGCGGAACGATCCTCCCGCGAACGGAGAATACCTCCCGACCGCCGACAGACTGCACATCCCCCTCCTGCAGTTGGAAGCTTTCCAATACGTTGTCGAGGGGGATGATCAGGCTTTCCTGTTCGACGCGGACTGTCAGTCCTTGTATGATGGCCAGGGTGATCGGCAGCTGCAGCTGGAAGGTGGTTCCTTGCCCCGGTTCGGATCGAGTCTCGATGATGCCGTGGAGGCTGCTGATGGCGCCCTTGACGACATCCATGCCCACGCCCCGTCCGGAGATGTCGGTGACCTTGTCAGCGGTGCTGAAACCCGGCGCAAAGATCAGGTCCAGGATCTCTTGCCGCGATGGGGTGTAGCCCTCGGCGACCAACCCCAATGCCCGCGCCTTGGCGAGCACCTTCTTTTCGTCGATGCCCCGACCGTCATCGCGGATCTCGATGATGATGCGGCTGCCTTCATGAATGGCTTTCAGCCGGATGGTTCCTTCCTCCGGCTTTCCGGCGCGGCGCCGTTCCTCGGGCCCTTCGATGCCATGGTCGATGCTGTTGCGGATCAGGTGCATGAGCGGATCGCCGATCTGGTCGACGACCGACTTGTCCAACTCCGTGTCCTGTCCTTCCATCAGCAGGTTGACTTTTTTCTCCTGCTTGCGGGCCAGGTCGCGGACGATGCGCGGGAATCGGCTGAAGACGCCGCCGATGGGGATCAGGCGGGCCTTCATCAACCCGTCTTGCAACTGCGTCGTGATCCGCGCCAATTGGTGCGTCTCTTCGGCCATTTCGACGGCCAAAGGGCTCTGCCCGTGCCGTTCCAGGTAATTTTCTTGGAGCCGGACAAAGCGGGCTTGGGTGATCAACATCTCGCCGATCAGGTTCATGAGCAGATCGAGACGCTTCGCTTCGATTTTGATGTACTCGGTCCCTCGGGTCGCGCCGCCGCCATCCATAATCACAACACGATCGCCAGCAGCCATTTCTACCGCTGTTCCCGCCGGCGTAGGGGGCGCCTCGGCGCAATCCGGCTTGGCGCTCCCCTGGAGCCCGCTCGGTTGCGCACCGGGCATGGGACACTGATCGATCAAGAGACGCTGCACATCGGCGATGTTGAGCGCCCGTTCCAGATCGGCGCAGTTTCCCTGCTGCCAATCGAGAAAAATCGTCGCCTCATCGTAAGCGCCCTCATCGGCCTCCATCTCTTCCCAGGTGGGCACAGCGCCGATCACTTCGCCGAATTCTTTCAGGTTGTTCAATATCAAGAAAAATCGGACCGAACGCATGGCGCTATCGGCGCTGAAGGTGACCAGAATCTCCGTCGTCCGGCTCATCTGACCGGCTTGTTTTCGCAGTTGAGCCAATCGTTCCGCCTGGTCTCTGGAGGCTTTTTTATCGGTCTTTGCCGTCGATGTCGACGGATTCTGTATGTCTTCCAGTTTGTGCGCCAACTCGGCTGTTTTTTCCGGATCGACCGCATCGGGATGAAAGAGACAGTTCTGTATATAATCGAGCGCCAAAAATACAACATCGACATCCTTGGCGCCAAAGGAATGCTTCCCTTCTCTCACCTTACCCAGCAGATCTTCAACTTTGTGGGTCATCTCCGCCACCGCCGGAAAACCGGCCATGGCGCTCGACCCCTTGAGGGTGTGGGCGGCGCGAAACATCTCATGGATCATGTCCTGACTCGAACCGCCTGATTCGATGGCCAGCAGATCGCGGGTCAGGATGTCCAACTGCTCCTTCGCCTCAGAATAAAAAAGATCCATGTACTGGTCCATAAAATTTCCGTCGTTCAATCTTGTCACCCCCTCCACTCGATCGATGCTCAATTGCGGAGCAATGCAGGGATGTTCAATAAGGCGATCAGCCGCTCTTCCGTCTTGACCACCTTGTCGATGAACTGCTCATCAAGGCTGAGCCCTTCCGGGTTGTCGGCCAGCATGTCCTCTCCGATGGCGGC includes the following:
- a CDS encoding chemotaxis protein CheA produces the protein MNDGNFMDQYMDLFYSEAKEQLDILTRDLLAIESGGSSQDMIHEMFRAAHTLKGSSAMAGFPAVAEMTHKVEDLLGKVREGKHSFGAKDVDVVFLALDYIQNCLFHPDAVDPEKTAELAHKLEDIQNPSTSTAKTDKKASRDQAERLAQLRKQAGQMSRTTEILVTFSADSAMRSVRFFLILNNLKEFGEVIGAVPTWEEMEADEGAYDEATIFLDWQQGNCADLERALNIADVQRLLIDQCPMPGAQPSGLQGSAKPDCAEAPPTPAGTAVEMAAGDRVVIMDGGGATRGTEYIKIEAKRLDLLMNLIGEMLITQARFVRLQENYLERHGQSPLAVEMAEETHQLARITTQLQDGLMKARLIPIGGVFSRFPRIVRDLARKQEKKVNLLMEGQDTELDKSVVDQIGDPLMHLIRNSIDHGIEGPEERRRAGKPEEGTIRLKAIHEGSRIIIEIRDDGRGIDEKKVLAKARALGLVAEGYTPSRQEILDLIFAPGFSTADKVTDISGRGVGMDVVKGAISSLHGIIETRSEPGQGTTFQLQLPITLAIIQGLTVRVEQESLIIPLDNVLESFQLQEGDVQSVGGREVFSVRGRIVPLYRLQELLQIPPDLEKSRRKYRSVVVVGLAERRMGLEVDSLIGKKEIVIKSIKAPWLDLEHFAGATILGDGRVSLILNIGAIFRRGVGDRG
- a CDS encoding STAS domain-containing protein, whose amino-acid sequence is MLEYEIKERGDVVIIRFYGSIGVGDAHRIKESLSQLPPENKRLVVNLGVSFLTSEAIGNLIFIYKHYREKGGLLTICNISQSVRQVLEITRLDKLLPIVESEEEAVTKLSRPGEESESPSDM